In the Acidobacteriota bacterium genome, one interval contains:
- a CDS encoding isoprenylcysteine carboxylmethyltransferase family protein, with protein MSSKTYNRPLGHLRRITVLLVLVVLLIVARPVPGDVSLGFLLMAVGEGLRLWAAGHLRKTVDLVTSGPYRFTRNPLYLGRLLIFTGLGVMCRLPHGLHAVVLVVGWAIFFYYYLPRKERVEPARLRRQHGAAYDKYHAAVPALFPSRSAYVDADRAPWSSERLLRNREHWMAIAVVAAGLWMLWRAYNP; from the coding sequence ATGAGCAGCAAGACCTACAACCGCCCGCTCGGGCATCTGCGTCGGATCACGGTCCTGCTCGTGCTCGTTGTCTTGCTGATCGTGGCTCGACCGGTTCCGGGCGACGTCAGTCTTGGCTTTTTGCTGATGGCGGTCGGCGAGGGCTTACGTCTCTGGGCGGCCGGGCATCTGCGCAAGACCGTCGATCTGGTGACGTCCGGTCCCTACCGATTTACCAGAAACCCTCTGTACCTGGGTCGGCTATTGATCTTCACCGGTCTCGGCGTGATGTGCCGGCTTCCTCACGGTCTTCACGCGGTCGTCCTCGTCGTCGGCTGGGCCATCTTCTTCTACTACTACCTGCCGCGGAAAGAGCGAGTCGAGCCCGCAAGGCTTCGCCGGCAACACGGAGCAGCCTACGACAAGTATCACGCCGCCGTGCCGGCACTCTTCCCGTCTCGCTCGGCCTACGTGGATGCGGATCGGGCGCCGTGGTCGTCCGAGCGGCTGCTCCGCAATCGAGAACACTGGATGGCCATCGCTGTCGTCGCGGCGGGTCTCTGGATGCTCTGGCGAGCCTACAACCCCTGA